In Esox lucius isolate fEsoLuc1 chromosome 3, fEsoLuc1.pri, whole genome shotgun sequence, the sequence TCGTGCTGATCTACTCCTCTGATGTGCACACATGTACGAGCATGCTGCATTCTGCCAGCACTAAAAGGGACCCAGCTCTTCACATGAATATGTTTTGCATTTGGGGACTTTGGATGTGAACCTAACTGGTGTTAGGACCCAGGGAGTGCCTGACCGTGAACATGCCTACCCTTCGAATATATATAACTAGCTATTAGGGCAGAGTCAGGTGGCCAGAACTGACCGTCACGGAAACCCCCACATGCCATATCCTCAAGGATATACACTTTCCCTATGAAGAGTGAACACAAACGCGTTGGCGGCATTAGTGAGTGGCGGTATAAGGTATCTTTTTGAAATGATTTTGGTAGTTTGATAGTGTCCTGTGTGTGTAGTGCGATTAGAAGGTGCACATGAAAATTGTGAATCTACTTTAAGCAACTATTGTTtctttgtgcgtgtgtatgttgGTGCAGCTTAGTGTAATCATTTAATTCAATCTgtgcaaatgtaaatgtgaagtTTCTCTAGGAGAGTGTTGAATGCaagtgcatgtgtatgtgggAAGTACGAGAAAAAACACTTCTGTGCAAGTGAGCGTTTAAACGTAGCACAAGGTTAGTTAGCGGAAGTCGACGTGTCACCATCAAAGGTCATCCGTCAAAGATGTTCCAGCCGCAGCTCCAGCTTTGCAAAGTCACCAGCGCGCTCTTCATCAGCAATGCACGCTCAGCCTGCACCGACGCCCTCATCCAGCAGGAGGCGGTGACGCTGTGCATCAACGTGTCCAAGCAGCAGCCCTTTCCCGCGGCCCCGTGCGTCGCGGTGCTGCGCGTGCCTGTCTATGACGACCCCAACGAGGACCTGTACCGTTACTTTGACAGCTGCGCGGACCTCATCCAGGACGAGGCATCCAAGGGAGGTCACACCGTGGTTTACTGCAAGAACGGCCGCAGCCGCTCCGCTGCCATCTGCATGGCGTACCTCATGAAGTACCGCAAGCTCTCGCTGTCTGATGCGTTCACGGTAGGTGAGATAATAAGGGATGAAATGACTGATGGGAGCGATGGGCGCAAGGTGGTAAGATGACCTGATCTAGCTGTCATCATATGCTCGCTATGCTTCCTTCCAGGACCTGATGGTTAGTATCCTCTGACAGTCCCCTGAGGGACTTACCAAATTTCTTACAGACTGTAATTGCCTCTAATGCGAAGTGGATTGACTTTGTCTGTTTTAGTTTGTCTGGTTGTGGATTCCAAGTGGCTTCCTCTCATTATTTTCCCCTTTTTATCGTCTACTTCATCTTCAATTATCTGAAATTAGCTAAAGGTGAACTCTGGTTACATGATCACCCCATGGAATACTTTACTAAAAAAAGTGATCTCCCCTTGTTtaaaatgaggttcaggtgtgcagcaggtcATTTGGGAAGGGGGGTTCACTTCTATGTCTGATTCAATGGGATACAATCAGTCTTCCAAACCAAAGATTGGTTTTCAAGGTGGGCCTTTTTGGCTGGAAGCAGATTTCAGATGTATGATATGACGAGAAACAGGCTCTCCTCCACATTGTGTTACAAACTCTACAGATACAAAGTTCAATATAATTGTGTCTTCATGTGTACTGGGAATTTGACTACTGAGATACATCTAATGCGTTCTGTACTTTAGGTACTGTAAGTAGAGCATGTTTTCGTGGCTGACCATTATACACTGTTCTTACACTTATACACTGCCCTTACCATTTTACACTGCTCTTACCATTATACACTGCCCTTACCATTATACACTGTTCTTACACGTATACACTGCTCTTACCATTATACACTGTTCTTACCATTATACACTGTTCTTACCATTATACACTGCTCTTACAATTATATACTGCACTTACAATTATACACTGCTCTTACCATTATACACTGCTCTTACAATTATACACTGCTCTTCATACCATTATACACTGCTCTTCTTACCATTATACACTACTTTTAAAactcagcgttacccttgaccctgacctctcgtttgatgaacatataaaatatgtctcaagatttgcttattttcatctttgaaacactgcaaaaatcagaaactttctatcaaaaactgatgcagaaaaatgtatccatactTTCGTTAcctctagactagattactgcaatgctctactttccggttaccctgacaaatcaattaataaacttcaattagtgctgcacacagctgctagaatcctaactagaacaaaacaaattgaacctgtactagcgtccttacactggctgcctgttagggttagggctgattttaaggttttactcataacttataaatcaatacatggacttgctcctacttaccttctgaagtgatccagccatacatacctacacgtaatctacgatcgcaagatgcaggcctttttattGTTCaaagaatttctaaacaaacagccggaggcagggccttttctcatagagctccactactgtggaatgatttgccaattaaagttagaaatgcaaactcagtgcaaactttcaagtgtctactaaaaactaatctctacagcacggtttataattaggtgtagcctggcctgggggcgggaaggtgaccagaaggcttgatactgtccacccttgctgtcttgccaggtgggctctcgtcgccactgggatgccctccctccaatgcattttgggggaagagtcactggcttgttgttgtctctctgttgcgcacttgtgcaattgggctgtactctgctggcaatactcggccctcattcagggtggttgcggttggtgggtgtccctttggttgatgcttggcaatgtgggtggattgatttcatgcctgttgggccctgtccggggactccccgggtagggccacagtgtcgccggttccccccgtctcagtcccaaggtcctacgctgctatactattgtgctgggggattgggtcagttctccttccccactaagttctccttatgatatgaggaatgcattttctgaattttccccagtctcctcccatttcaaactttaggaggacatcaggtcctggtccacacctgcggagtacctggtttggggggcccgttgttgtccctgtccttgtccatctggtcatacttctgacctagtctaaatgtaaatagactctggattcagcccacatgcatatatcaattattccaattggactctttatatctcacccggcacagccagaagaggactggtcacccctctgagcctgggtcctctctaggtgtcttcctaaatttcggccttcttagggagtttttcctagccactgaaattcaacactactgttgtttgctccttggggtttaaggccgggtgtttctgtaaaagcactttgtgacaactgctgttgtaaaaagggctttataaataaatgttattgattgattgcttttcTTACCATTATACACTGCTTTTCTTACCATTATACACTGCTATTCTTCTTACCATTATACACTGCTATTCCTCTTACCATTATACACTGCTATTCTTCTTACCATTACACCCTGCACCTACTGAGGTACACTGCTTTTCTTACATTATATACTGCTCTTCTTACCATTGTAAACTGCTCTTCTTACCAATATACTGCTTTTCTTACCTGTATACACTGCTtttcttcatctttgtctcCAGAAAGTGAGGACTTCTCGCTCAGTGGTGGACCCCAACTCAGGATTCCTTGCACAGCTGGAAAAATATGAGCAAGAGCTGAAAAAAAGGCAGGAGGAAGTAAACAAAGTGTCAACCTAATAGTGCCACATTCTTCACCCTCCACGACTCTGCACCTCAGCACCCTTTGCCCTAAACTTTGGTCCTAATACTTTTGAGCAAGGTTTTGagacacagattaaacctaATCCTAGACTAATTATATGACCAAGGTTTtcagacacagattaaacctaATCCTAGACCAATAATATGACCAAGGTTTTCAGACACTTATTAAACCTAATCCTAGAGTAATAATATGACCAAGGTTTTCAGACACATATTAAACCTAATCCTAGACTAATAATATGACCAATGGAGAATCTCtaatgaaaaatacataaagtttaaacatacatttattttggatttatGGATTTGTTTAGAACAATTTAAAGGACCCAAAGGTGCCGCATCTGTGTTTGGGAAACCAACCACATGTGTACTGCACCAGCACTGTCCCAGCTGATGGAGCTGGTTGGTCAAGTGGCCCCTAGAAAAACAAGGCTATGGTCCGATATTTTCCAT encodes:
- the dusp28 gene encoding dual specificity phosphatase 28 isoform X2, which gives rise to MKSEHKRVGGISEWRYKQEAVTLCINVSKQQPFPAAPCVAVLRVPVYDDPNEDLYRYFDSCADLIQDEASKGGHTVVYCKNGRSRSAAICMAYLMKYRKLSLSDAFTKVRTSRSVVDPNSGFLAQLEKYEQELKKRQEEVNKVST
- the dusp28 gene encoding dual specificity phosphatase 28 isoform X4: MFQPQLQLCKVTSALFISNARSACTDALIQQEAVTLCINVSKQQPFPAAPCVAVLRVPVYDDPNEDLYRYFDSCADLIQDEASKGGHTVVYCKNGRSRSAAICMAYLMKYRKLSLSDAFT
- the dusp28 gene encoding dual specificity phosphatase 28 isoform X1; the protein is MFQPQLQLCKVTSALFISNARSACTDALIQQEAVTLCINVSKQQPFPAAPCVAVLRVPVYDDPNEDLYRYFDSCADLIQDEASKGGHTVVYCKNGRSRSAAICMAYLMKYRKLSLSDAFTKVRTSRSVVDPNSGFLAQLEKYEQELKKRQEEVNKVST
- the dusp28 gene encoding dual specificity phosphatase 28 isoform X3 — protein: MFQPQLQLCKVTSALFISNARSACTDALIQQEAVTLCINVSKQQPFPAAPCVAVLRVPVYDDPNEDLYRYFDSCADLIQDEASKGGHTVVYCKNGRSRSAAICMAYLMKYRKLSLSDAFTVESEDFSLSGGPQLRIPCTAGKI